The nucleotide window TTAAAGTTAAATCTTGCGTGTTAGTGAGAGTGACGCTACCGTTATTGGTTGTTGTTACAGTGTTGTTTAAATTGAGCGTGCCAGTACTATTAATGTCGATATTCCCTGCTACTTTTGTGGTAGAATTAACATTGACATTCTGACCGTTGATATTTAAACCGCTGAGGGGATTGGTATTGCCGATCGCACCCTCAAATGTAACATTCCCAGTACCAGCATCAGCAGTCAACAATTGGTTGCCATCAACTGTACCAGAAAAACTGATGTCGCCTGCGTCAGTACCAGTGCTAATGGTAACATCATTACCCAGAATGGCATTACCGTTAATGACAATATTTTGATTTGCTGTGGTAATACCTGCGTTGAGGTTTATTGTAGCCGCGTTGAGGGTAATTGAGGCGTTGTCCGTGCCAGTAATTTGTCCGTTGAGTGCGATCGATCCTTGTGGAGATTGAATAATCGTAGGATCGTTGAAGGTGATGGGATTAGGAACGGTGATGATTCCGCTTCCATCAGATTTTCCAATCGTAATCGACTTAAATCCATCTTGGAAGGGAGCAATATTTGTGGGTACCATTTCTAAATTTTGACTAGCTGTAAACGGTTGTAAAGTGAGAGTACCGTTTTTGCTGGAAATCGAGTCTTTTCCACCTACTAAGTTAATTATATTGCTAGTTAAATCAATACTTCCGCCGCTGGTAGTACCGCTGGCGTTGATGTTGCTGGCGGTGATACTATTAGGGGCAGAAAGTGAAATTGCACCGCCACCGCCATTATCTGTGATAGAACTAGAATCTAGGGTGCCTGCACTGGTATTTATATCGCCGCTATTGCTAGTGATAGTAATTCCTGCTGGTGCGGTAATATTGCCAGTAGTGATATTTTGGTTAGCTAACAAGGTAATTAAGGCATCGCCTGACCCTGTAATATTGCCAGTTCCATTAATTGAACCAAGTCCTGTGGGAGACTGAATTTTTACGGGATTATTGAATGTAGAATTGCCGTTTAGAGTAATTGTACCGCTGCCGTCTGTGCGACCGATCGTAATAAAACTAAACCCATCTTGGATATTCGCTAATTCAGCTGCATTTAAGTCTAAAGCTGCGGTGTTTGTAGAATCCCCAAGAGTAATATCTTGTTCCGCTGTTGCCGTTTCGAGTACGAGGATATTATTACCAGTTACTGCCCCATTAAAATCTATTTCACCTGCCCTTAAAGTCAGCGGGTTGTTGCCTGCTGCTAAAGTGGAACCGAAAGAAATCTTGGCAGTTCCGGGATTAAATGTAACGTTTCCCGTCAATGTAACTGGCGCTGTAAAGTTGATATCGTCGTCAGTTGTGGTGATGTTTGCTGCCAGGGAAACTGCACCTGTTCCGGTTTGATTAAACGCACCATCTAAATTGAAAGTTGTGTTAGCGCTAATATCTAAGGTATTGCTGTTGTTGACAGTAAAATTACCATTAGTAGTTGTGGTAATATTGCCATTTAGATTAAAAGTGCTACCCGTTAAATTGATATCGCCAGCAGTAGTAATTGCGCTAGCAGTAACCTTGTTAGCGTTATTAATAGTAAGTTGTTGTAAGGCGTTAGTACCACCGAGCGCACCACCAAAATTAATATCTCCCGTACCCGTTTCTAGAGTAAGAGTTTGGTTTCCGTCAACCGTACCTTGGAGTTGAATATCGCCACCCGCACTAGCTCCCGTGCTGAGAGTAACGTTATTGCCAACAGTGGTATTACCCTCGATCGTAATATCTCGATCGGCAGTAGTAATATCGGCATTTAAAGTTGTGTTTCCGCGCAAAGTAATAGAAGCGTTATCGTTGCCAGTAATTTGTCCGTCAACTGCGATCGATCCCCCAGGAGATTGAATAGTCGTGGGGTCGCTAAATGCGATCGCGCCAACGGTAATCGTACCAGTACCATCTGTACGTCCGATAGTAATCGAGCTAAAGCCATCTTTTAAAATGGATAAATTTATCGTCCCTAAATCCAAATTTTGACTTTGATCGAACGTTTCGATCGTCAACTTACCCGTTCCTTGAACCGATTTACTTACGCCAGCGAAGTCAATGCCATTGCTAGTTAAGCTAACGTCACCAGTGTTGGGATAACCTGTAGAATTGATGCCAGCGATCGTAATATTGATAGGAGAAGAAAGAGCGATCGCTCCTGCATTTCCAGTGGCTGAACTAGAATTTAAAGTACCTGCACTGGTATCGATACTACCGAGAGCGCTTTTGAGGTTAATATTTCCACCTGCTCCGTTGCTTTGGGAAGATGAATTAAGATTAGCAGTGGTAATGTCGCCAAGAGCAGAAATAGTAATTGCGCCTCCATTACCTGTTGTGGAACTAGAAGTAATAGTTGCTTGACTCGTATTAATATTGCCGTTATTGCTAGTGAGGTTAATATTTCCATCCGCTGTATTGAGACTGGAGTTTGTATCTAGGAGTATCCCGGTGTTAAAATTGTTGTCATTCCCCCCAATTCCAGTCAGAGCGATCGCACCTGTCCCCGTACTTGTGACTGTGCTAGTGTTTTGAATACTGATGCCGAAGCTGCTTCCTCCAGTGCCTTTGCCAGTGCCAGAGAGGGTGATATTTCCATCTGCTGTGTTGAGGTTGGATGTATATAGGAGTATCCCGGTGTTAAAATTGTTGCCATCCCCCCCAATGCCAGTCAGATCGATCGCACCTGTCCCCGTGCTTGTCACTGTGCTAGTGTTTACAACGAGGCCGTAGTTGTTTTCTCCAGTGCCTTTGCCAGTGCCAGAGAGGGTAATATTTCCATCTGCTGTGTTGAAGTTGGATGTATTTACAAGTATCCCAGTGTTAAAATCCGTGCCATTGCCAGCAGTGCCAGTAAGATCGATCGCACCTGTTCCCGTGCTTGTCACTGTGAGAGTGTTTCCAATATGGATGCCTCGGTTGTGTTGTCCAGTGCCATTGCTAGTACCAGAGAGGGTGATATTTCCATCCGCTGTGTTGAAGTTGGATTTATCTAGGAATAACCCGTCGTTAAAATCCGTGCCATTGCCGCTAGTGCCAGTAATATCGATCGCACCTGTTCCTGTGCTTTTGACTGTGCTAGTGTTTTGAATACTGATGCCGAAGTTGCTTGCTCCAGTGCCTTTGCCAGTGCCAGAGAGGGTAATATTTCCATCTGCTGTGTTGAGGTTGGCGTTATCTAGGACTACATTAATATCGTTATTAGCTTCGGCTGTAATCCCAACTCCCGTCACTGTAATATTAACAGGCGCATTAAAATTAATATTATTAGTTGCTTGCAGAGTTACATTAGTAGTTGCAGCATCAATCAAAGCGGCATCGATCGTATTTCCACCATTATCAGGATCGCTAAATTGATCCACATCAGTCAATGCTGTAAACGATCCCGCACCCGATACAATCGTTATATCTGTTGGATCGAGTAACAGCATTCCTGCTTTTCCATTTGGTGCTAGGGTATTCACATTTCCCTGAAAATCCAATGAATTCCGACCCGACACTTCCACAAATCCACCATCACCACCCAGCTTTCCACCCCGCGCTGTAATCGTACCATAAAGCCTGGTAGCCTCATCCCCCCAAACAATTACCCGTCCGCCATTTCCAGCGGTAAGACTATCAACGGAAATCACCGAATCTTTACTAACAAAACTCCGCGACGCATTCGGTACATCTCCTTTCCCCTGATAATCTCCACCTACACGGACAACACCGCCGTCATTAGTACCGGAAGCGTTAATATTACCGCTAATAACGCCAACTTTATCGCCGAAAACATTAACCGAACCACCAGTTTTACCCGCTACGTTAATATTGCCGGAAGCAATTGCTGTATTACCTGATTGCGGTATCCGAATTCCCGATCCTGTTAGTTCTACGCTACCATCTTTATTTACTTGCACCCCCGTTGCATTACCGCCACTCCCACCCGTCAGCATTTGCGGCAAAGATGCAACTGGCAATGGGTAATTATTGGGTAAATTGCTGCTATTTCCAATTGGTTGAATTTCTAAAGTCAGTAAATATCCCGGCTGACTCAATCGCACTAAACTAGAACCGGGAACCGCTGCTATGGTAATATTACCTTCCGGTGCAGATAATTGTCCGGTATTAACTATCGTACCACCAAGTAAAGTTAAATCTTGCCCTAACGCAACTGCTAAATTACCGGAATTAATAATACTTCCCGGTTGATTCATCGTAAAGGCAAAAGCATTTGGCTTGCCGATCAGGTTTGCATAATTATTAGTACCAATAGCATTAAACCAATTATTACCCAAACCAATCCCATTTGCTGTAGTCGCCGTAAAAGCTGCGGGAACGTTTAAACTGGCATTTGCACCAAACACGATGCCAGATGGATTCATTAAAAATAAGTTAGAATTCCCGCCCGTAACTTGAATCAAACCGTTAATATAAGATGGATTGCCGCCGTTAATTCTGGATAAAATATTTAAGATTTCTGGCGAAGAGATAAAGTTAGCAATTTGCCCGGAATTAACATTAAATTGCTTAAAGCCGTGAAATAAATTAGCGCCATCCCCAGAACGCTGCCCGCCCGTGATATCCAAGCGGTTTCCGTCTGGGGTGACGATCGTATTCGTATTCCCCGATTCTGGTACGATCGGCTGTGCGATAACTGGGTGCGTGAGCGCAAATGCACTCACCAAAGCTGGGAAAAATAAAAAGATACTTCTTTTGGTAGATGCCATAATACGATCTCTTTTTTTGAAAAAAAATAATTTAGTCTATCTGTAAAATCATTGACGGTATGCTGTGAGAACGGGCTGACGAACAAACGCTCGATCGCGCTCTAGTCAAATATACTGAAATTATCCCTTGAACAGCATTGCCTAAAGGCATAAAAATATATGACTGGGGTCATATTCGAGATGATGCGAGATGCTTTATAATAAGTTTTTGCGATCGGGCTTTTTTATTCCTGTAGAGACTCTCCCATTCCGTCGATAAGCAGGTTGGTTGTGGACTGAATACAAAGCCACTCACAACGCCCCAGCCCGCCTGCGATTCCAATCCCCGGCTGAATACAAAGCCACTCACAACGCCCCAGCCCGCCTGCGATTCAAATCGCAGGCTAATAGCGAAAGTCCATTAAAATGGACTGAAAAATTAATATTCAGTCCACTGAAGTGGACTTTCGCTATTAGCTGGGGACTTGAGTCCCCAGCGGGTGAGTCTTACTTGAATAAACCTTATTCCTCACCCTCTGTAAAGTCTACTTGCTCATAAATATCGCTGAACTTAATTTCAAAGTTAATTGAATTTAAAGCTAAAACGGCGTCTTCAGATTCATACTCGCTTAACAACCATTTTTTATCTTCTGTTTTATTATATTGCATAACGTGATATCTTTCCTGGTCAATTAAAATATATTCGCGAAATTCCGGGACCGATCGATAATAAAGGAATTTATCTCCCGCATCGTAATTTTTGGTAGATTTGGATAATACTTCCACAATTAACGAAGGATTCGTTACAGTTGTTGTATTCTTTTCCGTGAAAATCGGTTTTCCCTGAATCACCATCACATCAGGATAAGTGTACTGGCGATAGCGAGGTATCCACAAACGCATATCGCCAATGTATATTTTGTAATTTTGCCCTTTTAAAGCAAACTTTAAGTAAGCGGCAAAATTAAGCGCAATTTGATTATGATTTGACGTTCCACCAGTCATAGCTACAATTTCTCCATCTCGATATTCGCTTTTATATTCTGCTGACTCCTCTAGTTGTAAATATTCTTCTGGAGTATACTGACTTTTGAGTGTTTCTGCTAGCATAAAAGAAACCCATAACTCTACTGCCGGTATTTTAGCACAACTTGTTGGTTATACCAAATCCGGGTTTGTTACCCCTTTAATTTTTGGCCTAAACATTGTAGAGACGTTTCATGAAACGTCTCTACAGCCTATAGACATAAAGGGGGTAATCGTTGCGGATTTGGTATTATTTGGCTAAAGGCAATATTTCTTGTTTCGCCCTCCAGCACCAAAATCTGTTGGCTTAGGGGGTTAGTGCGTAAGTCCAGTTTGGAGTTCCTTTGGGTGTACGATCGGAATTGCCACAGTAAATTTTGCTCCTTCTCCAGTAGCACTTTCGCAACGAATTTCCCCTCCATGCTGCTCCACGACAACTTGATAACTAATCGACATTCCTAATCCCGTCCCAGAGCCAACTTCCTTCGTGGTAAAAAAGGGATCGAATACACGCTTTCGTACCGCTTCCGTCATCCCCTGCCCATTATCGGTAATTGCGATCGCCACCCGCTGTGTGTCAACTAATTCAGTGTGAATAGTAATTGTAGGATTGTCATTGGTTAATAATTTAGTACTCTCCAGCAATGACGAATTATCGATGACGAATGACTTTTCGATCGCATCGTTCGCGAAGCGTGACTCCAAAGAGTCAATCGCATTACTCAGAATATTCATAAACACCTGATTAATTTTTCCAGCATAGCACTCAACCAAAGGCAGCGAACCAAATTCTTTTACCACTGCGATCGCAGGACGATTGGAATTACCTTTGAGGCGGTGCTGCAAAATCATTAAAGTACTCTCGATTCCCTCGTGGAGATCCACTCTCTTGAGTTCGGCTTCCCCAAGGCGGGAGAAGTTTTGTAAGCTAAGCACAATTTTGCTAATCCGTTCGGCTCCCGCGTTTATGGAACCGATGAGTTTAGGCAAATCTTCATCCAAAAAATCCAGATCCATCTCTTCAATAAATTGCTGGATATCTGTTGTAGAATTGGGCAAAGCTTCTTGATACATTTTCACCAGCTTTAACAGGTCAGAAGTATAGCTACTCACATAGGAGAGATTGCCATAAATAAAGCCGATTGGGTTATTAATTTCGTGGGCTATGCCTGCCACAAGTTGACCCAAACCGATCATTTTTTCATTCTGAATTAGTGTGGCTTGAGTCCGTTTAAGTTCATTCAAGGTTTCTGTTAGCTGTGTTTTTTGCGCTTTCAATTGTGCTTCCGATTGGCGCATCTGTGCCTCAGCGCGTTTTTGGTCGGAGATATCGCGCAGAATCGCCAAAACTTCATCCGCTCCGCTAACTACATACCGGGCTTCGTAATGATGCCATTTACCGTTGACCTGCTGAACGTACTCGCCTATTTGCATCGTTTGGGTGGAGAGGGTTTCTTCGACGTAGTGCATCGTCCACGCAGCTAAGTCTTCAGAGAAAATGTCCGATACCGATTTGCCTAGAGCTTGGCGATCGCGTGGCGTTTGTCCGTAGGGTAAATCGCTGGAATGGGAACTGCAAAAGGGTTTCGTCAACTCCTCATC belongs to Argonema galeatum A003/A1 and includes:
- a CDS encoding response regulator, giving the protein MKKKDNILLVDDTVDNLRFLSSMLSKEGYEVRKALNGKTALMAVQAAPPDLILLDIMMPEMDGYEVCTQLKASEKTRDIPVIFLSALDDVLNKVKAFNVGGSDYISKPFQFEEVLARVENQLTAQRLQKQLGEQNAILQREIEERKLVEAALRASEAKNRAFVDAIPDVMFRINADGIFLDYRGAKFDRISTTESEDEELTKPFCSSHSSDLPYGQTPRDRQALGKSVSDIFSEDLAAWTMHYVEETLSTQTMQIGEYVQQVNGKWHHYEARYVVSGADEVLAILRDISDQKRAEAQMRQSEAQLKAQKTQLTETLNELKRTQATLIQNEKMIGLGQLVAGIAHEINNPIGFIYGNLSYVSSYTSDLLKLVKMYQEALPNSTTDIQQFIEEMDLDFLDEDLPKLIGSINAGAERISKIVLSLQNFSRLGEAELKRVDLHEGIESTLMILQHRLKGNSNRPAIAVVKEFGSLPLVECYAGKINQVFMNILSNAIDSLESRFANDAIEKSFVIDNSSLLESTKLLTNDNPTITIHTELVDTQRVAIAITDNGQGMTEAVRKRVFDPFFTTKEVGSGTGLGMSISYQVVVEQHGGEIRCESATGEGAKFTVAIPIVHPKELQTGLTH
- a CDS encoding Uma2 family endonuclease codes for the protein MLAETLKSQYTPEEYLQLEESAEYKSEYRDGEIVAMTGGTSNHNQIALNFAAYLKFALKGQNYKIYIGDMRLWIPRYRQYTYPDVMVIQGKPIFTEKNTTTVTNPSLIVEVLSKSTKNYDAGDKFLYYRSVPEFREYILIDQERYHVMQYNKTEDKKWLLSEYESEDAVLALNSINFEIKFSDIYEQVDFTEGEE
- a CDS encoding filamentous hemagglutinin N-terminal domain-containing protein codes for the protein MASTKRSIFLFFPALVSAFALTHPVIAQPIVPESGNTNTIVTPDGNRLDITGGQRSGDGANLFHGFKQFNVNSGQIANFISSPEILNILSRINGGNPSYINGLIQVTGGNSNLFLMNPSGIVFGANASLNVPAAFTATTANGIGLGNNWFNAIGTNNYANLIGKPNAFAFTMNQPGSIINSGNLAVALGQDLTLLGGTIVNTGQLSAPEGNITIAAVPGSSLVRLSQPGYLLTLEIQPIGNSSNLPNNYPLPVASLPQMLTGGSGGNATGVQVNKDGSVELTGSGIRIPQSGNTAIASGNINVAGKTGGSVNVFGDKVGVISGNINASGTNDGGVVRVGGDYQGKGDVPNASRSFVSKDSVISVDSLTAGNGGRVIVWGDEATRLYGTITARGGKLGGDGGFVEVSGRNSLDFQGNVNTLAPNGKAGMLLLDPTDITIVSGAGSFTALTDVDQFSDPDNGGNTIDAALIDAATTNVTLQATNNINFNAPVNITVTGVGITAEANNDINVVLDNANLNTADGNITLSGTGKGTGASNFGISIQNTSTVKSTGTGAIDITGTSGNGTDFNDGLFLDKSNFNTADGNITLSGTSNGTGQHNRGIHIGNTLTVTSTGTGAIDLTGTAGNGTDFNTGILVNTSNFNTADGNITLSGTGKGTGENNYGLVVNTSTVTSTGTGAIDLTGIGGDGNNFNTGILLYTSNLNTADGNITLSGTGKGTGGSSFGISIQNTSTVTSTGTGAIALTGIGGNDNNFNTGILLDTNSSLNTADGNINLTSNNGNINTSQATITSSSTTGNGGAITISALGDITTANLNSSSQSNGAGGNINLKSALGSIDTSAGTLNSSSATGNAGAIALSSPINITIAGINSTGYPNTGDVSLTSNGIDFAGVSKSVQGTGKLTIETFDQSQNLDLGTINLSILKDGFSSITIGRTDGTGTITVGAIAFSDPTTIQSPGGSIAVDGQITGNDNASITLRGNTTLNADITTADRDITIEGNTTVGNNVTLSTGASAGGDIQLQGTVDGNQTLTLETGTGDINFGGALGGTNALQQLTINNANKVTASAITTAGDINLTGSTFNLNGNITTTTNGNFTVNNSNTLDISANTTFNLDGAFNQTGTGAVSLAANITTTDDDINFTAPVTLTGNVTFNPGTAKISFGSTLAAGNNPLTLRAGEIDFNGAVTGNNILVLETATAEQDITLGDSTNTAALDLNAAELANIQDGFSFITIGRTDGSGTITLNGNSTFNNPVKIQSPTGLGSINGTGNITGSGDALITLLANQNITTGNITAPAGITITSNSGDINTSAGTLDSSSITDNGGGGAISLSAPNSITASNINASGTTSGGSIDLTSNIINLVGGKDSISSKNGTLTLQPFTASQNLEMVPTNIAPFQDGFKSITIGKSDGSGIITVPNPITFNDPTIIQSPQGSIALNGQITGTDNASITLNAATINLNAGITTANQNIVINGNAILGNDVTISTGTDAGDISFSGTVDGNQLLTADAGTGNVTFEGAIGNTNPLSGLNINGQNVNVNSTTKVAGNIDINSTGTLNLNNTVTTTNNGSVTLTNTQDLTLKADNFILDGAFTQDGTGSVSISGNLSTTNDDIKFSAPVTLIGNTTFNPGTATISFGSTLAADNYPLNLKAGEIDLNGSVSGTNTVALEPATAGQNIALGSSTNSTDLDLTAAEIANLQDGFKSITIGSSDGSGQIAIGNNLTFNDPVTIQSPVGTGAIAFNAGSAIAGTGDASVTLLANQNITTNNITAPAGITVTSNSGNIDTSAGTLDSSSTTGDGGAISLSAAGDIIAGNLSSSTNGKITLNADADANDAGAIDITNAKITSGGGPIVLGGGKDPSSNPAVGTTANPDGVRIDNSTVNAGGGNISIQGKGLAGGTNSHGILIDNSSVVETNETGTITLNGIGGDGIDGNTGVFINSNSRVSSQNGDISFNGIGGNGTGIGNDGIAFKSSGVVETTGTGNIILTGIGGKGTEQILGIVLDSSRVSSKDGNISISGTGGDGTGKQNLGISLQNGSIVESTEIGSIDLTGTGGTGTDQNSGVSTNSSSRIDTKDGNISLTGTGGSGAEGILLADTFINSTGTSNATITLTGDEINLTGTTQIKGNGVIQLQPLNPSVGITVGGTTDDANLNLDTTDLNTLQPGFAQIIIGRDKSSGAITVSNPVTFNDPVLIQSPTGSILVNNAITGTDDASITLTGNTSLNANITTAEQNITLNGNTTLANNVTLSTGTSAGGDIQFNGTIDGNRNLTLETGTGNINFTDAIGGNTPIGDLNVDNTNKVTTQAITATNIFIRASEIDFNGAVAGTNNLTLEAGTTGQNIVLGDVGDTDALDLTAAEIDNLKGGFRSIIIGRTDSTGNVTINSSTFNDPVTIQSGNGTININGNLTGTGDASITLNALTNTLNGNITTANQNITIAQRILLGSDVKLSTGTGAGDITFTGTLDGTKQLQLEAGTGNIRFNAAVGNTNPLSKLDITSAGNVFVSSGITTNNSPLTFNIPVTITEDAVFNTDNGNITFANTLDSEAGEANDLTLRAGTGNVNFNGVIGGGTNQQLGAILIESAANLAATSNINAGSLRYSGGTGTISLQGNVTTTDTDGVNLTTGGKISTANITSKGGNINLTSNNSTVTTANLDASSTAGNGGAIALSAPNDINTGNLTSHSNTGTGGNLTINSQNGIVKAGDLDASGNSKGGDITVKAQIEITAGKINSSAVIGDGGNVFIDPDNDIEVEYINAQGGTSGQGGTVDIITKNFFRATGSFSDQKGQFASISTAGGTGGGAITISHAGGDKGDPIAPFIIGDASINGTAGAITSGTSTLALGDNFPRSDTRGNIRLVTDDGVDPTPTPTPPTPTPPTPPTPTPPTPTPPTPTPPTPPTPTPPTPPTPTPPTPPTPTPPTPPTPTPPTPPTPTPP